In one Spirosoma rigui genomic region, the following are encoded:
- the scpA gene encoding methylmalonyl-CoA mutase, whose amino-acid sequence MRPTFTTHTPPPTTDHQPADESTGKGYTTSEGIKLKPKFTVADVSGATHLAYGAGIPPYVRGPYASMYVRQPWTIRQYAGFSTAEASNAFYRRNLAAGQKGLSVAFDLATHRGYDSDHPRVVGDVGKAGVAIDTVEDMKILFDQIPLDQMSVSMTMNGAVLPIMAFFIVAAEEQGVPPEKLSGTIQNDILKEFMVRNTYIYPPEPSMRIVGDIFSYTAQHMPRFNSISISGYHMHEAGAPAHLELAYTLADGLEYIRTGLRSGMSIDDFAPRLSFFWGIGMNHFMEIAKLRAGRLLWATIVQSFAPQNPKSLALRTHCQTSGYSLTEQDPFNNVARTTIEAMAAVLGGTQSLHTNSLDEAIALPTDFSARIARNTQLYLQHETDITRAVDPWGGSYYVEYLTKELIDKARALIDEVEQLGGMTKAIETGLPKLRIEEAAARKQARIDGGKDIIVGVNRYKPAFDTEIDLLDIDNQAVRESQLKRLERVKANRNEAAVQQALDAITGACLPSPKERDAGSDGKETPNLLALAVEAARHRATLGEISDAMEKAFGRHKATIRAVSGIYSAEVSDDENFRIARAMSDRFAELDGRRPRILVAKMGQDGHDRGAKIIATSFADLGFDVDMGPLFQTPEEVARQAAENDVHIVGVSSLAAGHKTLVPQLIDALRKIGRDDIMVIAGGVIPAADYQYLYEAGVKGIFGPGTVISIAAQKILTELMQEDETP is encoded by the coding sequence ATGAGACCTACGTTCACCACCCATACCCCGCCCCCGACAACAGATCATCAACCGGCTGACGAATCCACCGGTAAAGGCTACACTACGTCGGAAGGGATAAAGCTGAAACCGAAATTTACCGTTGCCGATGTTTCCGGCGCGACGCATCTGGCATACGGAGCCGGTATTCCTCCGTACGTTCGGGGACCATATGCCAGCATGTACGTCCGGCAACCCTGGACCATCCGGCAGTATGCCGGTTTCTCAACGGCCGAAGCATCGAACGCCTTCTACCGGCGTAACCTCGCTGCGGGGCAGAAAGGCCTGTCCGTAGCGTTCGACCTGGCCACGCACCGGGGCTACGACTCCGATCATCCACGCGTAGTCGGCGACGTAGGGAAAGCGGGGGTAGCCATTGATACAGTTGAGGACATGAAAATCCTCTTCGACCAGATTCCCCTCGACCAGATGTCAGTATCGATGACCATGAACGGCGCCGTGTTACCCATCATGGCGTTCTTCATCGTAGCCGCCGAAGAGCAGGGCGTTCCACCGGAGAAACTATCCGGCACGATCCAGAATGATATTCTAAAAGAGTTCATGGTGCGGAATACCTACATCTACCCACCCGAACCATCCATGCGCATCGTCGGCGACATTTTTTCGTACACGGCGCAGCACATGCCCCGGTTCAACTCCATCAGCATCAGTGGCTACCACATGCACGAAGCCGGTGCGCCAGCGCATCTGGAGCTGGCCTATACCCTGGCCGACGGGCTCGAATACATCCGGACGGGCCTGCGTTCGGGTATGAGTATCGACGATTTTGCGCCCCGGCTGTCGTTCTTCTGGGGCATTGGCATGAATCACTTCATGGAGATTGCCAAGTTGCGCGCCGGTCGGCTGCTGTGGGCCACGATTGTACAGTCGTTTGCGCCCCAAAACCCCAAGTCACTGGCCTTACGGACCCACTGCCAGACATCGGGTTATAGCCTGACTGAGCAGGACCCGTTCAACAATGTAGCGCGGACGACCATCGAAGCCATGGCCGCCGTCCTGGGCGGCACGCAGAGCCTGCACACCAACTCGCTCGATGAAGCCATTGCCCTGCCTACCGATTTCTCGGCCCGCATTGCCCGGAATACGCAATTGTACCTCCAGCACGAAACCGACATCACCCGCGCCGTTGACCCCTGGGGAGGTTCCTACTACGTTGAGTACCTGACGAAAGAACTCATCGACAAGGCACGTGCACTCATTGACGAAGTAGAACAGCTGGGCGGCATGACCAAGGCCATTGAAACGGGCCTGCCCAAGCTGCGGATCGAAGAAGCAGCCGCCCGAAAACAGGCCCGCATCGACGGGGGTAAGGATATCATCGTCGGTGTCAACCGCTACAAACCCGCTTTCGACACGGAGATTGACCTGCTCGATATTGACAACCAGGCCGTTCGTGAGTCGCAGCTGAAGCGGCTGGAACGGGTAAAAGCAAACCGGAACGAGGCCGCTGTGCAGCAGGCACTGGACGCGATTACGGGAGCCTGCCTACCTTCTCCTAAAGAAAGAGACGCCGGGAGTGATGGGAAGGAGACACCTAACCTCCTCGCTCTAGCGGTTGAAGCAGCCCGCCACCGGGCTACATTGGGTGAAATTTCCGATGCGATGGAAAAAGCATTTGGCCGCCACAAGGCCACCATCCGGGCCGTATCCGGTATTTATTCGGCCGAAGTGTCCGACGACGAAAATTTCCGGATAGCCCGGGCAATGAGCGATCGCTTTGCAGAACTGGACGGACGCCGGCCACGCATTCTGGTGGCCAAAATGGGACAGGACGGCCACGACCGGGGTGCCAAAATCATTGCCACGAGCTTTGCCGACCTGGGTTTCGATGTTGACATGGGGCCGCTGTTTCAGACGCCCGAAGAAGTAGCTCGCCAGGCCGCCGAAAACGACGTTCATATCGTTGGCGTTTCGAGCCTGGCCGCGGGGCATAAAACGCTGGTTCCGCAATTGATCGATGCACTCAGAAAAATTGGGCGGGATGACATTATGGTCATTGCCGGGGGGGTCATCCCGGCGGCCGATTACCAGTACCTGTACGAGGCCGGTGTCAAAGGAATTTTCGGTCCCGGAACGGTCATATCGATTGCCGCCCAGAAGATTTTGACCGAGCTAATGCAGGAAGACGAAACCCCGTAA
- a CDS encoding sensor protein KdpD gives MLPNDQNADRFLNLIRASRRGRLKVYIGMSAGVGKSYRMLQEAHALRHNGIDARIGFIETHQRAETQALVAGLPVIARRTLFYKGRELAEMDVQAVINSHPELVIVDELAHTNIPGSKNEKRWQDVLDILDAGINVISAVNIQHIESLYDEVQHITGVDVSERVPDRVLQLADEVVNIDLTADELITRLKEGKIYEPAKVQTALTHFFQPGKLLPLRELALREVASAVERKIGATLPPGAPPSGERFLASISSNHVVARRVIRKTARLAAYYQSRWFVLYVQTPDESSDRIKLDVQRHLINNLKLATELGAEVIQTKSDNIVNCIMDEVTNRHVTTVCIGKPHFSLAQIILRTFAFNQLLNKLSESDTDLIILS, from the coding sequence ATGCTGCCGAACGACCAGAATGCTGACCGGTTTTTGAACCTGATTCGTGCCTCCCGGCGGGGGCGGCTCAAGGTATACATTGGCATGAGCGCGGGTGTGGGTAAATCCTACCGGATGCTGCAGGAAGCCCACGCCCTCCGCCACAACGGCATTGATGCCCGCATTGGGTTCATTGAAACACACCAGCGGGCCGAAACGCAGGCGCTGGTGGCCGGTTTACCCGTCATTGCCCGGCGAACGTTGTTCTACAAAGGCCGGGAACTGGCCGAAATGGACGTGCAGGCCGTCATCAACAGCCATCCGGAACTGGTCATTGTCGACGAACTGGCCCACACCAATATTCCCGGCTCGAAGAATGAAAAACGCTGGCAGGACGTACTGGATATTCTTGATGCGGGCATCAACGTGATCAGCGCCGTCAACATTCAGCATATCGAAAGTCTGTACGACGAGGTACAGCACATTACGGGCGTCGACGTAAGCGAGCGGGTGCCGGACCGGGTGCTGCAACTGGCGGACGAAGTAGTCAATATTGACCTGACAGCCGATGAACTGATTACCCGGCTGAAAGAGGGGAAGATTTACGAACCGGCAAAGGTGCAAACGGCGCTGACCCATTTTTTTCAGCCCGGTAAACTGCTGCCTCTGCGCGAACTGGCCCTGCGCGAAGTAGCCTCGGCCGTGGAGCGCAAGATCGGCGCTACCCTGCCACCGGGCGCTCCACCCAGCGGTGAACGGTTTCTGGCCAGCATCAGCAGCAACCACGTAGTAGCCCGTCGGGTAATCCGGAAAACGGCCCGGCTGGCGGCCTACTACCAGTCGCGCTGGTTTGTGCTGTACGTGCAGACTCCCGATGAATCGTCGGACCGGATAAAGCTCGACGTGCAGCGCCACCTGATCAACAATTTGAAGCTGGCTACCGAACTGGGGGCCGAAGTGATCCAGACGAAGAGCGACAACATAGTAAACTGCATCATGGATGAAGTCACCAACCGACACGTGACGACGGTTTGCATTGGTAAGCCCCACTTTAGCCTGGCGCAGATTATTTTGCGGACTTTCGCGTTCAATCAGCTGCTGAACAAACTGTCGGAGTCTGATACGGATCTGATTATTCTATCGTAA
- a CDS encoding DUF5686 and carboxypeptidase-like regulatory domain-containing protein, which translates to MKLQLRFFALGCLLFVLWSAPALAQTTTYVISGRVTDAGTGAGIPFASIAVKGQTTGTTSDVDGKYALQIKRLADSLVVLSLGYGTRTYPIQAVQTQTIDAQLKPAATSLQEVRVYAKGGDPAYRVIREAVRRRDQFNSSKLSGYEYDSYTKIEGYINNFAQKRKNNRRGGPISRLLGRLPAITDENGKPAIPVFISETFSKFYARSNPEKAKEHVLKSHVTGVGVSDGGLIAQLTGASFQQYNFYRNALNVLQKDIPSPVGAQWETVYTFRMKDTVSLSNAVCYEIEFEPKRATDLAFAGTVWIDTLQMALAQVDARVDKRANINFVDELHIEQEWDMLASGVRFPTQTQVTIDTDEPAPRAPGALIRFFATSRNITENEPKSVGFYDPAVELADDFKSTDAAFWKSVRPDSLSPSEWQAMRVVDSVRNVPIIKVAGEIIKIGVLGYKPIDRLNIDLGPILYSYANNTVEGNRFRLGGRTNTGFSRRWLLDGYVAYGTLDRAFKYSAGIEYVLNRKPWTVIGVRRTYDLERVGVSADNIGNNSLFSAYSRFGTIRRPYFQEDNLAYFRRELGRGFTQTIALRNRTFEPLFPFAFQPQVRDNDQAIRTSYRITEFSTETRFAPDEIMLQNDNVRVSAGAIRKPIYTLRYTLGLRNVLGSDFTYQRVALTMKHSFRVGVLGRTFYTIGAGVIPSTVPYPLLYTPLGNESFFYVGNAYNLMNYFEFVCDRWATVQFEHNFAGLLFNRIPLLRQLKWRELVTAKVLAGSVSAGNLAMIPAADARGNPVEGFSSLTRTPYIEVGYGIDNIFKVLRVDAIHRLTYRDNVGRTGIPVTPFAIKVSGWLAF; encoded by the coding sequence ATGAAGTTACAACTACGTTTTTTTGCGCTGGGCTGTTTACTGTTCGTGCTTTGGTCGGCCCCAGCGCTGGCTCAGACAACAACGTATGTCATTAGCGGACGGGTAACCGACGCCGGCACCGGGGCGGGCATTCCCTTCGCAAGCATTGCCGTGAAGGGACAGACGACCGGTACCACCTCCGATGTTGACGGTAAGTACGCCCTTCAGATCAAACGCCTGGCCGACTCGCTGGTGGTCCTCAGTCTGGGGTACGGCACCCGCACCTACCCTATTCAGGCCGTTCAAACGCAAACCATCGATGCACAGTTGAAACCCGCAGCCACCAGCCTTCAGGAGGTTCGGGTATATGCCAAAGGGGGCGACCCCGCCTACCGGGTCATCCGGGAAGCCGTCCGTCGCCGGGATCAGTTCAACTCCTCGAAACTGAGCGGCTATGAATATGACAGTTATACCAAAATTGAAGGGTACATCAATAACTTCGCTCAGAAACGGAAGAACAACCGGCGGGGCGGACCCATTAGCCGGCTGCTGGGCAGGCTACCCGCCATCACCGACGAAAACGGTAAACCCGCCATTCCAGTCTTTATCTCCGAGACATTTTCTAAATTCTACGCCCGCAGCAATCCCGAAAAAGCCAAAGAGCACGTCCTGAAATCGCACGTGACGGGCGTTGGCGTGAGTGACGGCGGGCTGATTGCCCAGTTGACGGGTGCGTCGTTCCAGCAGTACAACTTTTACCGAAACGCGCTCAATGTACTGCAAAAAGACATCCCCTCCCCCGTGGGCGCGCAGTGGGAAACGGTGTACACGTTCCGGATGAAAGACACGGTTTCACTCAGCAACGCCGTTTGTTACGAGATTGAATTTGAACCCAAGCGGGCCACCGACCTGGCGTTTGCCGGAACCGTCTGGATCGATACGCTTCAGATGGCGTTGGCGCAGGTCGATGCGCGGGTCGACAAGCGGGCCAATATCAACTTTGTCGACGAACTCCACATTGAGCAGGAATGGGACATGCTGGCGTCGGGCGTGCGTTTCCCCACCCAGACGCAGGTAACGATCGACACCGACGAACCCGCTCCCCGGGCTCCCGGTGCGCTGATTCGTTTTTTCGCTACGTCCCGCAACATCACCGAGAACGAACCTAAAAGCGTGGGGTTCTACGACCCCGCAGTCGAGCTGGCCGATGACTTTAAAAGTACCGATGCTGCGTTCTGGAAAAGCGTCCGGCCCGATTCACTCTCGCCCAGCGAATGGCAGGCCATGCGCGTGGTCGACTCGGTGCGGAACGTTCCCATCATTAAAGTAGCCGGGGAGATCATCAAAATCGGCGTCCTGGGCTACAAACCCATTGACCGCCTGAACATCGACCTGGGCCCCATTCTGTATTCCTACGCCAACAACACCGTGGAGGGAAACCGTTTCCGGCTGGGCGGACGGACCAATACGGGCTTCAGCCGGAGGTGGCTGCTCGACGGCTACGTTGCCTACGGCACCCTGGACCGGGCATTTAAATACAGCGCGGGGATAGAGTATGTGCTCAACCGCAAACCGTGGACTGTTATCGGCGTCCGACGAACGTATGACCTGGAGCGCGTGGGGGTCTCGGCCGATAACATCGGCAACAACTCCCTCTTTTCGGCTTACTCGCGCTTCGGCACCATCCGGCGGCCTTACTTTCAGGAAGATAACCTGGCGTATTTCCGGCGTGAGCTGGGTCGGGGATTCACCCAGACAATTGCACTGCGCAACCGGACGTTTGAGCCGCTTTTTCCGTTTGCCTTCCAGCCGCAGGTACGGGACAACGATCAGGCCATTCGCACCAGCTATCGGATCACCGAGTTCAGCACCGAAACCCGGTTTGCGCCCGACGAGATCATGCTCCAGAACGACAACGTTCGCGTGAGCGCCGGGGCAATTCGCAAGCCCATCTATACCCTGCGGTATACCCTCGGACTGCGTAATGTACTGGGCAGCGATTTTACCTACCAGCGCGTCGCCCTGACCATGAAGCATTCGTTTCGGGTGGGGGTGCTGGGCCGGACGTTTTATACCATCGGGGCCGGTGTCATTCCCTCAACGGTTCCTTATCCCCTGCTCTATACGCCACTGGGCAACGAATCGTTCTTTTACGTGGGCAACGCCTACAACCTGATGAACTACTTCGAGTTCGTTTGTGACCGCTGGGCTACGGTGCAGTTCGAGCACAACTTTGCGGGTTTGCTGTTCAATCGTATTCCCTTGCTAAGGCAGTTGAAATGGCGGGAACTGGTCACGGCAAAGGTGCTGGCGGGCAGCGTTTCGGCGGGTAACCTGGCCATGATTCCGGCGGCCGATGCCAGAGGCAACCCGGTCGAAGGCTTTAGCTCACTTACCCGCACGCCTTATATTGAAGTTGGCTACGGCATCGACAACATCTTTAAAGTACTGCGGGTCGACGCCATCCACCGGCTAACCTACCGCGACAATGTTGGCCGCACCGGCATTCCCGTTACGCCCTTCGCTATCAAGGTGTCGGGCTGGCTGGCGTTCTAA
- a CDS encoding HAMP domain-containing sensor histidine kinase gives MTLKAKVSSALLFLFLIILLLSGLSAFYLNRLADDSQAILKNNYLSLENVSTMEKALADPTDPDALNVFETGLRQQEGNITEVGEREATQAVRREFNRMRGGEVADPLIRRRIQQNLFQIDDLNRQAIQRKNETAKQTATDALLWLEIVGTLCMLILLSFIVNFPGYIANPLHELTRGIKQIASRNFEERLHFKSSDEYGELARSFNSMAQKLDEYEHSSLARVLFEKRRIDTLIQIMSEGIIGLDENRRILFANPVVCRLLGVSEPQLAGRYAPDVAASNDLMRTLIQPIMTNVTPSGEDRSLLKIYDEGRESYFNKRIHTVAVTRTGEEQSQLAGYVIVLENITSYKELDLAKTNFIATVSHELKTPLSSIKMSLKLLTDTRVGHLNDEQQQLVGAVRDDADRLLNLTGELLNMAQVESGQIQLNLQPVAPADIIHYAANALRTPAEQKRLQLKLDIPAQLPPVQADPDKASWVLINFLSNAVRHSPDDATIDISARRIDTWVEFRVRDYGAGIKPEHQSRVFDRYFRASAIGTAPGTGQSSGTGLGLAISSEFIHSMNGEIGLDTSVTDGAAFYFRLAVV, from the coding sequence ATGACGCTCAAAGCCAAGGTATCCTCCGCACTCTTGTTTCTTTTCCTGATTATCCTGCTGCTGAGTGGGCTGAGCGCTTTTTACCTCAACCGCCTGGCCGATGACTCACAGGCTATTCTGAAAAACAATTACCTCTCCCTCGAGAATGTCAGCACGATGGAGAAAGCGCTGGCCGATCCCACTGATCCCGATGCGTTGAATGTCTTCGAAACGGGCCTCAGGCAGCAGGAAGGGAACATAACCGAAGTAGGCGAGCGGGAGGCCACGCAGGCGGTTCGCCGGGAGTTCAACCGGATGCGGGGGGGCGAAGTGGCGGACCCGCTGATCCGGCGACGCATTCAGCAGAATTTATTTCAGATCGATGATCTGAATCGGCAGGCAATCCAGCGAAAAAACGAAACCGCCAAGCAGACCGCCACCGATGCGCTGCTCTGGCTCGAGATCGTGGGTACGTTGTGCATGCTGATTTTGCTGTCGTTCATTGTCAACTTCCCCGGTTACATTGCCAATCCCCTCCACGAACTGACGCGGGGCATCAAGCAGATCGCCAGCCGTAATTTCGAAGAGCGGTTACACTTCAAGTCGAGCGACGAATACGGCGAACTGGCGCGCTCGTTCAACTCCATGGCGCAGAAACTGGATGAGTATGAGCATTCTAGCCTGGCTCGGGTGCTGTTCGAAAAGCGCCGGATCGATACGCTCATCCAGATCATGAGCGAAGGCATTATCGGCCTGGATGAGAACCGCCGGATCCTGTTTGCCAATCCGGTTGTCTGCCGGTTGCTGGGCGTATCGGAACCGCAGCTGGCCGGTCGGTACGCCCCCGACGTAGCAGCGTCCAACGACCTGATGCGAACGCTGATCCAGCCCATCATGACCAACGTAACTCCATCGGGGGAGGATCGGTCGCTACTGAAGATTTACGACGAAGGGCGGGAAAGCTACTTTAACAAACGTATCCATACCGTAGCCGTCACCCGCACGGGGGAGGAGCAGTCACAGCTGGCCGGCTACGTGATCGTACTGGAGAACATCACCTCCTATAAAGAACTCGATCTGGCGAAAACCAATTTCATCGCTACCGTATCGCACGAGTTGAAAACGCCCCTGTCGAGTATCAAGATGAGTCTGAAGCTGCTGACCGATACGCGGGTCGGACACCTCAACGACGAACAGCAGCAACTGGTGGGTGCCGTTCGGGACGATGCCGACCGCCTGCTGAACCTCACCGGCGAGTTGCTGAACATGGCCCAGGTGGAGTCTGGCCAGATTCAGCTGAATCTGCAACCGGTAGCCCCGGCCGACATCATTCACTACGCGGCTAACGCTCTGCGCACTCCGGCCGAACAGAAGCGCCTGCAGCTCAAACTCGATATACCGGCGCAGCTTCCACCGGTGCAGGCTGATCCTGACAAAGCCTCGTGGGTACTCATCAACTTCCTGTCCAACGCCGTGCGGCACAGTCCCGACGACGCGACTATCGACATATCGGCCCGCCGGATCGACACATGGGTGGAATTCCGGGTGCGGGACTACGGAGCCGGTATCAAACCAGAGCATCAGAGCCGTGTGTTCGACCGCTATTTTCGGGCGTCGGCAATAGGAACGGCGCCCGGTACGGGGCAATCCAGCGGAACGGGGCTCGGATTAGCCATCTCCAGCGAATTTATTCACAGCATGAACGGCGAGATCGGGCTGGACACCAGCGTAACTGACGGGGCAGCCTTTTATTTTCGGCTGGCAGTGGTGTAG
- a CDS encoding outer membrane beta-barrel family protein — MKSLLLSLLIVSATTSFAQFPGGGPPGSGNGERPQRPVPGSATMPESDPTPRGNGKITGILTDSTTGKPVEFATVALLNAETNKPIDGATSDDKGKFVLNRLAPGTYRLQYSFIGYRDKRSDLITVSKGTDLNLGSVKLSADVRTLSEVNVVGQAAMIEEKVDRLVYNADKDITAKGGDAGDVLRKVPMLSVDLDGNVSLRGSGNVRVLINNKPSTIVASSVADALKQIPADMIKTVEVITSPSAKYDAEGSAGIINIVTKKTTLQGATLDVNGGVGNRGSNLGLNGNYRTGKMGFSLSGFGRAEYNVKGAFANDQTTASPTGTIRTLQTASTLNRRLFGNYQLGWDYDIDKNTSLTASVRYGARNGVTNQNNLLTQTFLPNSYFPLLNDRNVETKDLSGTVDANVTYTRTYKPQQELSFLALYSRNNRTNNFVADLLSGADFETITSRQRNDNQSYNQESTLQFDYQTPIKTNQLVEFGAKGIFRQVNSEFAYFRAGSAESAFVPDLTRPGNTLFYDQNIAATYLSYTLTTKSKYTIKAGARYEYTFVNATFSNESTGVTNSNGTTTIPNYGNLVPSINISKNLGGGRIIKLAYNRRIQRPGIQFLNPNVNTANPTNITVGNPYLSPELTDNIEFSTSANIKGLYLNASLFARRTANEITAVRDTATQAFGDVVNPVFQQVIRTNYLNVGRQDAYGLNLFGNGTLFSKWQLGGGVDIFHVSLTNNNTNPIYSASNAGWIVSGRLMSSLTFKNGWGAQVFGGARGRQVQLQGYQSTMYFYSFGVRKDFNNKKASLGLAAENIFNRPFVQRAELRSPILSQNSSTSFYNAGVRLTFSYKIGKMSFDAPQKRRKSIENDDVKNGDGGGGDAPQQAAPAGGGGGGRPRQ; from the coding sequence ATGAAAAGCCTGTTACTTTCCCTGCTCATCGTTAGCGCCACCACGTCCTTCGCTCAGTTTCCGGGAGGTGGGCCTCCGGGCAGTGGTAACGGCGAGCGTCCTCAACGTCCTGTCCCCGGTTCGGCTACCATGCCGGAATCCGATCCCACCCCGCGCGGTAACGGAAAAATAACGGGTATACTTACCGACTCGACGACGGGGAAACCCGTTGAGTTTGCCACCGTTGCCCTGCTCAATGCCGAAACCAACAAACCCATCGACGGAGCGACGTCGGACGATAAAGGGAAGTTCGTACTCAACCGGCTGGCACCCGGTACGTACCGACTCCAGTATTCGTTCATTGGCTACCGCGACAAGCGTAGTGACCTCATCACCGTCAGCAAAGGGACCGACCTGAACCTGGGTTCGGTCAAACTCTCGGCCGACGTACGGACGCTGAGCGAGGTCAACGTTGTGGGACAGGCAGCGATGATCGAAGAGAAAGTAGACCGGCTCGTTTACAACGCCGACAAAGATATTACGGCCAAGGGGGGCGATGCGGGCGACGTGCTGCGTAAGGTACCCATGCTCTCGGTTGATCTGGACGGCAATGTTAGCCTGCGCGGCAGCGGCAACGTTCGGGTACTGATTAACAACAAGCCTTCCACCATTGTCGCCAGCAGTGTAGCCGACGCCCTCAAGCAAATCCCGGCCGACATGATCAAAACGGTAGAGGTGATTACCTCTCCCTCGGCCAAGTACGATGCCGAAGGCTCGGCAGGTATCATCAACATCGTCACCAAGAAAACAACGCTACAGGGTGCTACCCTCGACGTTAACGGCGGTGTCGGTAACCGGGGCAGTAACCTCGGCCTGAACGGCAACTACCGCACCGGCAAAATGGGTTTCTCGCTCAGTGGTTTCGGCCGGGCTGAGTACAACGTGAAAGGGGCCTTCGCCAACGACCAGACAACAGCTTCGCCAACGGGTACCATCCGGACGCTCCAAACAGCCAGCACCCTCAACCGGCGGCTGTTCGGGAACTACCAACTGGGTTGGGATTATGACATTGATAAGAATACGTCCCTCACCGCCAGTGTACGCTACGGTGCCCGGAACGGTGTTACCAACCAGAACAACCTGCTGACACAAACATTTTTACCCAACAGTTACTTCCCGCTCCTGAACGATCGCAACGTCGAAACGAAAGACCTGTCGGGTACGGTCGATGCGAACGTAACCTACACCCGTACCTACAAACCGCAGCAGGAGTTAAGCTTCCTGGCGCTCTACAGTCGCAACAACCGCACGAATAACTTCGTCGCCGACCTGCTGAGCGGGGCCGATTTCGAGACGATCACATCGCGCCAGCGCAACGACAACCAGAGCTACAACCAGGAGTCGACGCTGCAGTTCGACTACCAGACACCCATCAAAACCAACCAGCTGGTCGAGTTTGGCGCAAAGGGCATTTTCCGGCAGGTCAACAGTGAATTCGCCTACTTCCGGGCGGGCAGCGCCGAATCGGCCTTCGTGCCTGACCTCACCCGTCCGGGCAACACGCTGTTCTACGACCAGAACATTGCCGCTACGTACCTGTCCTACACCCTGACGACCAAGAGCAAGTACACCATCAAAGCGGGTGCCCGGTACGAATACACGTTCGTCAACGCTACGTTCAGCAACGAGTCGACCGGCGTAACGAACAGCAACGGTACCACAACCATACCCAACTACGGTAACCTGGTTCCCAGCATCAACATATCGAAGAACCTGGGCGGTGGCCGGATCATCAAACTGGCCTACAACCGCCGGATTCAACGGCCGGGTATCCAGTTCCTGAACCCGAACGTTAACACGGCCAACCCAACCAACATTACGGTGGGTAACCCGTATCTGTCACCTGAATTAACCGACAACATTGAATTCAGCACCAGTGCCAATATCAAGGGCCTGTACCTGAACGCGTCGTTGTTTGCCCGGCGTACCGCCAACGAAATCACGGCCGTCCGGGATACGGCTACGCAGGCCTTCGGTGATGTCGTGAACCCCGTTTTTCAGCAGGTTATCCGCACCAACTACCTCAACGTGGGCCGGCAGGATGCCTATGGTCTGAACCTGTTCGGGAACGGAACGTTGTTCTCGAAATGGCAGCTGGGCGGGGGCGTCGATATTTTCCACGTCAGCCTGACCAACAATAATACGAACCCAATTTACTCGGCATCGAACGCGGGCTGGATCGTATCGGGGCGGCTCATGAGCAGCCTGACCTTCAAGAATGGCTGGGGTGCGCAGGTATTCGGTGGCGCCCGTGGGCGGCAGGTACAACTGCAGGGCTACCAGAGCACCATGTATTTCTACAGCTTTGGCGTACGGAAAGACTTCAACAACAAGAAAGCAAGCCTGGGGCTGGCGGCCGAGAATATCTTCAACCGCCCCTTTGTTCAGCGGGCTGAGTTGCGCTCGCCCATCCTGAGCCAGAACTCGTCGACCAGTTTCTACAACGCCGGTGTCCGCCTGACGTTCAGCTACAAAATTGGCAAGATGAGTTTCGACGCTCCGCAGAAACGGCGGAAGTCGATTGAGAACGACGACGTAAAAAATGGTGACGGGGGCGGGGGCGATGCACCACAGCAGGCCGCACCAGCAGGCGGGGGCGGTGGTGGCCGCCCACGTCAGTAA
- a CDS encoding DUF4405 domain-containing protein, giving the protein MKSKNLVSLSVALVFLVLSVTGLLIYFAQGSHAVEHTHAWFGIMFVAAAIFHIVNNWASITGYTKDRRTGGIKREFIIPAIIVLVFAIGISADLPVFGKLANAGKTLVRGDRPRPGGPPSQTTVDSIARATEAAYASAFSKQDTAAISALVDRKTAFMSEDGTLRSGAERLSPAGEPMQPTVDRAEALDDNIIVVQGTSTNATKTTTLIYTHVLKRQDNVWRIAAVQTARPAAKLVETTAAN; this is encoded by the coding sequence ATGAAGTCCAAAAATCTCGTCAGCCTGTCGGTGGCGCTTGTTTTCCTTGTCCTGTCCGTGACCGGACTGCTCATTTATTTTGCCCAGGGGTCCCACGCAGTCGAACATACGCATGCCTGGTTTGGCATTATGTTCGTTGCTGCCGCCATCTTTCACATCGTCAATAACTGGGCATCCATCACGGGCTACACGAAGGATCGCCGAACGGGCGGCATCAAACGGGAATTTATCATTCCCGCCATTATCGTCCTCGTGTTCGCCATTGGTATTTCCGCCGACCTGCCCGTATTTGGCAAGCTCGCCAACGCTGGAAAAACGCTGGTGCGGGGTGATCGCCCCCGGCCAGGCGGGCCACCGTCGCAAACGACCGTCGACTCCATTGCCCGCGCTACCGAAGCAGCCTATGCCAGCGCGTTCAGCAAGCAGGACACGGCCGCCATCAGCGCCCTTGTTGACCGTAAAACGGCTTTCATGTCCGAAGACGGCACCCTTCGAAGCGGAGCGGAACGCCTTTCGCCCGCCGGCGAACCCATGCAGCCAACCGTGGACCGGGCCGAAGCCCTTGACGACAACATAATTGTTGTGCAGGGTACGTCGACCAACGCGACCAAAACCACTACCCTTATCTATACCCACGTATTGAAGCGTCAGGACAATGTATGGCGTATTGCAGCCGTTCAAACGGCACGTCCGGCCGCGAAGCTGGTTGAAACAACAGCCGCCAACTAA